A window from Lepus europaeus isolate LE1 chromosome 20, mLepTim1.pri, whole genome shotgun sequence encodes these proteins:
- the LOC133749531 gene encoding zinc finger protein OZF-like isoform X2, producing the protein MDGLIGTNQENEDINLNQDTITNNNTSVHKGVEFKETVHLSSSHIPKVTIKRGNCSGMKHKACNIFHNVYLPSGSDEMQTGEKSDVPNVPGNSAPCCELLCQHNKIQTMQRPFKRSGQGKAFKRKKILFSFEKVHLEEPCIKSTVFVGNTTQIEKKTLHKYDNLSKHQRSHTRQKLCESVENEIGTRKSDLTINQRTYTGKKAHVCKPYGKSFSCKSCLNILARTHTREKPFWCNEGGKTIYQISDITRNQRIHIGEKSYECDKCEKAFCRKSHLITHQRIHTGEKPYECNECGKAFCHKSILITHLRIHTGEKPYECNECGKAFCQKSHLITHQRIHTGEKPYECNECVKAFGQMSHLKAHQRIHTGEKPYDCSECGKAFSRKSDLKTHQRIHTGEKPYQCNECGKAFGHISILIKHQRIHTAEKLYE; encoded by the coding sequence ATGGATGGCTTAATTGGGACCaatcaggaaaatgaagacaTAAATTTGAATCAAGATACAATCACAAACAATAACACATCAGTTCACAAGGGAGTTGAATTTAAAGAAACAGTTCATTTAAGCTCAAGCCATATTCCAAAAGTTACTATCAAAAGGGGAAATTGTTCAGGGATGAAACACAAGGCATGCAATATATTTCACAATGTGTATCTCCCTAGTGGGTCTGATGAGATGCAAACTGGAGAGAAATCTGATGtccctaatgtacctgggaattcTGCCCCATGCTGTGAGCTGCTTTGTCAGCATAACAAGATTCAGACTATGCAACGGCCATTTAAACGGAGTGGACAAGGTAAAGCCTTCAAAAGGAAGAAGATACTCTTTTCATTTGAGAAGGTTCATTTAGAAGAGCCCTGTATTAAATCAACTGTCTTTGTTGGAAACACAACTCAGATAGAAAAGAAAACTTTACATAAATATGATAACCTCAGTAAGCATCAGCGAAGCCACACAAGACAAAAACTCTGTGAATCTGTTGAAAATGAGATTGGAACACGTAAATCAGATCTTACAATAAATCAGAGAACATATACAGGAAAAAAAGCCCATGTGTGTAAACCCTATGGAAAATCTTTCAGTTGTAAATCCTGCCTTAACATCCTTGCCAGAACTCACACAAGGGAAAAGCCCTTTTGGTGCAATGAAGGTGGAAAAACCATTTACCAAATTTCAGACATCACTAGAAATCAGAGAATTCACATAGGTGAGAAATCTTATGAATGTGATAAATGTGAAAAAGCCTTCTGTCGGAAGTCACATCTCAtaacacatcagagaattcacacaggggagaaaccctatgaatgtaatgaatgtggtaAAGCCTTTTGTCATAAATCAATCCTCATTACACATCTGAGAATTCATACAGgagagaagccttatgaatgtaatgaatgtggaaaagccttttgccagaagtcacacctcataacacatcagagaattcacacaggggagaaaccctatgaatgtaatgagtgtgtAAAAGCATTTGGCCAGATGTCACACCTCAAAgctcatcagagaattcacacaggggagaaaccttatgactgcagtgaatgtggaaaagccttttccaGAAAGTCAGACCTCAaaacacatcagagaattcacacaggggagaaaccttatcaatgtaatgagtgtggaaaagcctttggccatatATCAATCCTCATTAAACATCAAAGAATTCATACAGCAGAGAAGctttatgaatga